A window of the Trichoplusia ni isolate ovarian cell line Hi5 chromosome 4, tn1, whole genome shotgun sequence genome harbors these coding sequences:
- the LOC113492727 gene encoding uncharacterized protein LOC113492727 isoform X1, producing the protein MTTSGKSGRHENSVETILTFDNRDLQSQWSVVWSTSHIPGVQEQTARQERMRVRGRRRLRIGSLALSALLTMHGRVPASALTGGVFGFALFLVVAVMSLANPLRHFEVYLGQWSVSGPGRAFRILPMLDGIGIAMCINAIVRAINCCAIAAIAALYVSHSVADAKLPFTYCRDFELKAYEPVMRDVKLLSLSRIPLDKAIIYPGEESSTVGLKHRAWRNVSLSKRRKPIRQVQICRETYSGHYPSIYSTPAYNYFYVEVVHLRSNFSLVHFNIPLVCAIAVIWLILWFIMILEKLVYGRLIWNNMAPWFVIIPWVWTLLVAFTAASNLTMYKTLRTILRLGAKDVIAGLADAFEVALYIHSVTVGTEIIHGKGLNYYASGHIDPALNNENVWHSVTVLLLTGFHTGGAALCALVDYIHPHNSGLYAMEESTLWVIPMYSKCTSMTGYSHLVTTLVFGGLTFSYMTVAFVLLKTALHTIFEYKVKLVFAEQVLVGGLMLTCMVITMIFATHGGIALLESVDSMMTGVAMPLVAVLELVSLLYVYRSHDFQSDARLATEDNACAARISIQWHIIPLVSLITLILKITTLVAAELPQRSMYLALAPLLALVVSVPLRAAHNAYTFLRPTPQTT; encoded by the exons ATGACGACGTCGGGGAAAAGTGGTCGACATGAAAATTCAGTTGAAACAATACTCACATTTGACAACAGAGATTTG CAAAGTCAATGGTCAGTGGTGTGGTCGACGTCCCACATCCCGGGCGTGCAGGAACAGACTGCCCGGCAGGAGCGCATGCGCGTGCGCGGACGACGTCGCCTGCGCATCGGCTCGCTCGCGCTCAGTGCGCTGCTCACCATGCACGGCCGCGTACCAGCCTCGGCACTAACCGGCGGAGTCT TTGGATTTGCGCTGTTCCTGGTGGTAGCTGTAATGTCCCTCGCTAACCCACTACGACATTTTGAGGTGTACTTGGGTCAGTGGAGCGTAAGTGGGCCAGGACGAGCTTTTCGCATCCTACCGATGCTTGACG GTATAGGCATAGCAATGTGTATAAACGCAATAGTGCGTGCTATCAACTGCTGTGCTATAGCGGCCATAGCGGCGCTTTACGTGTCACATTCTGTAGCTGATGCGAAGTTACCCTTCACATATTGTCG ggATTTCGAATTAAAAGCTTATGAACCAGTGATGAGAGACGTTAAATTGTTGTCACTA TCCAGAATACCACTAGATAAAGCAATCATATATCCGGGAGAGGAGTCAAGCACCGTGGGATTAAAGCATCGAGCTTGGCGAAATGTTTCACTTTCCAA GAGACGGAAACCTATTCGGCAAGTACAAATATGCAGAGAGACGTACTCAGGACATTATCCGTCTATCTATAGTACTCCTGCCTACAACTATTTTTA CGTAGAAGTGGTACATTTACGTTCAAACTTCTCTTTGGTACACTTCAACATACCACTCGTGTGCGCTATTGCTGTCATTTGGCTCATATTATGGTTCATAATGATATTGGAAAAATTGGTATATGGTAGA tTAATTTGGAACAACATGGCCCCGTGGTTTGTAATAATACCATGGGTGTGGACTTTATTGGTTGCCTTCACTGCAGCGTCAAACCTCACTATGTACAAAACTTTACGTACAATCCTACGGCTTGGTGCGAAAGATGTTATTGCG GGTTTGGCGGACGCTTTTGAGGTAGCTCTCTATATTCATTCAGTCACTGTTGGAACTGAAATAATTCATGGcaaaggattaaattattatg cTTCGGGTCACATAGACCCTGCCCTGAACAACGAGAACGTGTGGCACTCGGTGACAGTGCTGCTGCTCACGGGCTTCCACACCGGCGGGGCTGCGCTGTGCGCGCTTGTCGATTACATACACCCGCATAACTCGGGCTTGTATGCTATGGAGGAGA GTACACTGTGGGTAATACCAATGTACTCCAAGTGCACGTCGATGACTGGTTACTCTCACCTCGT GACGACGCTTGTGTTCGGTGGTTTGACGTTTTCGTATATGACTGTGGCGTTCGTGTTGTTAAAAACAGCTTTGCACACAATCTTTGAATATAAAGTGAAACtagt ATTCGCAGAACAAGTACTCGTTGGAGGTTTAATGCTGACATGCATGGTCATTACTATGATTTTTGCAACCCAC GGAGGCATAGCTTTGCTGGAGAGCGTGGACTCGATGATGACGGGCGTAGCGATGCCGCTGGTGGCGGTGCTGGAGCTGGTGAGCCTGCTGTACGTGTACCGCAGCCACGACTTCCAGTCCGACGCGCGCTTGGCCACGGAAGACAACGCGTGTGCCGCTCGCATAAGCATACAGTGGCACATTATACCTTTAGTTTCATTG ATAACTCTCATACTAAAAATCACGACGTTAGTGGCGGCGGAGTTGCCGCAGCGCTCCATGTACCTGGCGCTGGCGCCGCTGCTGGCGCTGGTGGTGTCGGTACCGCTGCGGGCCGCGCACAACGCCTACACCTTCCTCCGGCCCACGCCGCAGACCACCTGA
- the LOC113492727 gene encoding uncharacterized protein LOC113492727 isoform X2: MTTSGKSGRHENSVETILTFDNRDLQSQWSVVWSTSHIPGVQEQTARQERMRVRGRRRLRIGSLALSALLTMHGRVPASALTGGVFGFALFLVVAVMSLANPLRHFEVYLGQWSVSGPGRAFRILPMLDGIGIAMCINAIVRAINCCAIAAIAALYVSHSVADAKLPFTYCRDFELKAYEPVMRDVKLLSLSRIPLDKAIIYPGEESSTVGLKHRAWRNVSLSKRRKPIRQVQICRETYSGHYPSIYSTPAYNYFYVEVVHLRSNFSLVHFNIPLVCAIAVIWLILWFIMILEKLVYGRLIWNNMAPWFVIIPWVWTLLVAFTAASNLTMYKTLRTILRLGAKDVIAGLADAFEVALYIHSVTVGTEIIHGKGLNYYASGHIDPALNNENVWHSVTVLLLTGFHTGGAALCALVDYIHPHNSGLYAMEESTLWVIPMYSKCTSMTGYSHLVFAEQVLVGGLMLTCMVITMIFATHGGIALLESVDSMMTGVAMPLVAVLELVSLLYVYRSHDFQSDARLATEDNACAARISIQWHIIPLVSLITLILKITTLVAAELPQRSMYLALAPLLALVVSVPLRAAHNAYTFLRPTPQTT; the protein is encoded by the exons ATGACGACGTCGGGGAAAAGTGGTCGACATGAAAATTCAGTTGAAACAATACTCACATTTGACAACAGAGATTTG CAAAGTCAATGGTCAGTGGTGTGGTCGACGTCCCACATCCCGGGCGTGCAGGAACAGACTGCCCGGCAGGAGCGCATGCGCGTGCGCGGACGACGTCGCCTGCGCATCGGCTCGCTCGCGCTCAGTGCGCTGCTCACCATGCACGGCCGCGTACCAGCCTCGGCACTAACCGGCGGAGTCT TTGGATTTGCGCTGTTCCTGGTGGTAGCTGTAATGTCCCTCGCTAACCCACTACGACATTTTGAGGTGTACTTGGGTCAGTGGAGCGTAAGTGGGCCAGGACGAGCTTTTCGCATCCTACCGATGCTTGACG GTATAGGCATAGCAATGTGTATAAACGCAATAGTGCGTGCTATCAACTGCTGTGCTATAGCGGCCATAGCGGCGCTTTACGTGTCACATTCTGTAGCTGATGCGAAGTTACCCTTCACATATTGTCG ggATTTCGAATTAAAAGCTTATGAACCAGTGATGAGAGACGTTAAATTGTTGTCACTA TCCAGAATACCACTAGATAAAGCAATCATATATCCGGGAGAGGAGTCAAGCACCGTGGGATTAAAGCATCGAGCTTGGCGAAATGTTTCACTTTCCAA GAGACGGAAACCTATTCGGCAAGTACAAATATGCAGAGAGACGTACTCAGGACATTATCCGTCTATCTATAGTACTCCTGCCTACAACTATTTTTA CGTAGAAGTGGTACATTTACGTTCAAACTTCTCTTTGGTACACTTCAACATACCACTCGTGTGCGCTATTGCTGTCATTTGGCTCATATTATGGTTCATAATGATATTGGAAAAATTGGTATATGGTAGA tTAATTTGGAACAACATGGCCCCGTGGTTTGTAATAATACCATGGGTGTGGACTTTATTGGTTGCCTTCACTGCAGCGTCAAACCTCACTATGTACAAAACTTTACGTACAATCCTACGGCTTGGTGCGAAAGATGTTATTGCG GGTTTGGCGGACGCTTTTGAGGTAGCTCTCTATATTCATTCAGTCACTGTTGGAACTGAAATAATTCATGGcaaaggattaaattattatg cTTCGGGTCACATAGACCCTGCCCTGAACAACGAGAACGTGTGGCACTCGGTGACAGTGCTGCTGCTCACGGGCTTCCACACCGGCGGGGCTGCGCTGTGCGCGCTTGTCGATTACATACACCCGCATAACTCGGGCTTGTATGCTATGGAGGAGA GTACACTGTGGGTAATACCAATGTACTCCAAGTGCACGTCGATGACTGGTTACTCTCACCTCGT ATTCGCAGAACAAGTACTCGTTGGAGGTTTAATGCTGACATGCATGGTCATTACTATGATTTTTGCAACCCAC GGAGGCATAGCTTTGCTGGAGAGCGTGGACTCGATGATGACGGGCGTAGCGATGCCGCTGGTGGCGGTGCTGGAGCTGGTGAGCCTGCTGTACGTGTACCGCAGCCACGACTTCCAGTCCGACGCGCGCTTGGCCACGGAAGACAACGCGTGTGCCGCTCGCATAAGCATACAGTGGCACATTATACCTTTAGTTTCATTG ATAACTCTCATACTAAAAATCACGACGTTAGTGGCGGCGGAGTTGCCGCAGCGCTCCATGTACCTGGCGCTGGCGCCGCTGCTGGCGCTGGTGGTGTCGGTACCGCTGCGGGCCGCGCACAACGCCTACACCTTCCTCCGGCCCACGCCGCAGACCACCTGA